The Peptococcaceae bacterium 1198_IL3148 genome has a segment encoding these proteins:
- the ilvC gene encoding ketol-acid reductoisomerase → MAKVFYDQDANIDLLKGRKIAVLGYGSQGHAQALNLKDSGLEVLVGLRKGSSSWAKAEAAGLEVGTVAEVCEKADIIQVLLPDEIQGKVYREEIEPHLTEGKALMFSHGFNIHFNQIVPPKNVDVLMVAPKSPGHLVRWMYQEGNGVPALVAVHQDYTGRARDLGLAYAKGIGSTRAGVFETTFKEETETDLFGEQAVLCGGLTKLIQAGFETLVEAGYAPEMAYFECCHEMKLIVDLIYQGGLGMMRYSVSNTCEYGDYTRGPRLITDETKKEMKKILAEIQSGQFAKEWMLENQVNAPMFNAMKRNEREHQIEQVGAELRKMMPWLQK, encoded by the coding sequence ATGGCAAAGGTATTTTATGATCAAGATGCAAACATAGATTTACTAAAGGGTAGAAAAATTGCGGTATTGGGCTATGGCAGCCAAGGTCATGCTCAAGCGTTAAATTTAAAGGATAGTGGCTTGGAAGTACTGGTTGGCTTGCGTAAAGGAAGCTCCAGTTGGGCTAAGGCCGAAGCCGCAGGTTTAGAAGTGGGCACTGTAGCTGAAGTATGTGAAAAAGCGGATATCATCCAAGTACTGCTGCCAGATGAAATTCAAGGCAAAGTATATAGAGAAGAAATTGAGCCTCACCTAACCGAAGGCAAAGCGCTGATGTTTTCCCACGGCTTTAACATCCACTTTAACCAAATTGTACCACCAAAAAATGTAGATGTATTGATGGTGGCACCAAAGAGCCCGGGACATTTAGTGCGTTGGATGTATCAAGAAGGCAATGGGGTACCGGCACTGGTGGCTGTACACCAAGATTATACCGGCAGAGCCAGAGACTTAGGCCTGGCCTATGCCAAGGGCATTGGTAGCACCAGAGCCGGTGTCTTTGAAACCACCTTTAAAGAGGAAACCGAAACCGACCTGTTTGGTGAGCAAGCAGTACTTTGCGGTGGCCTAACCAAACTAATTCAAGCGGGTTTTGAAACCCTGGTGGAAGCCGGATATGCTCCGGAAATGGCTTACTTTGAGTGTTGCCACGAAATGAAACTAATTGTGGACTTAATCTACCAAGGTGGCCTAGGCATGATGCGTTACTCAGTAAGTAACACCTGCGAATACGGCGATTACACCCGGGGGCCCCGCTTAATCACCGATGAAACTAAAAAAGAAATGAAAAAGATTTTGGCAGAGATTCAAAGTGGCCAATTTGCCAAAGAGTGGATGCTGGAAAACCAAGTTAATGCACCAATGTTTAACGCCATGAAGAGAAATGAGCGGGAGCATCAAATTGAACAGGTTGGGGCAGAACTGCGCAAAATGATGCCTTGGTTGCAGAAGTAA
- the ilvB gene encoding biosynthetic-type acetolactate synthase large subunit: MEMTVAEALVRCLELEQVDRVFGYPGGAILPVYDVLYKNDQIKHILTRHEQGAALAACGYARATGKVGVCMATSGPGATNLVTGIANAYMDSIPLVCITGQVSTSQVGTDAFQEVDITGITLPIVKHNYLLKDPHQLPQVVKRAFHIAATGRPGPVLIDIPRDVQDVVIDFAYPDKVYLPGYKPTYEGHPGQISNAVKLIKNCSRPVIYAGGGIINSNASGALTKFAETIGAPVVTTLMGLGSIPGEHPLFMGMLGLHGARYANLAVTNCDLLIAVGARFDDRVTGKIAAFAPNAQIIHIDIDPAEISKNVPSHLPIVGDTTQVLRALLKKVKPKDNQDWLAQIQRWKQQNPLDYPRDGKLKPQYVIEQMYQYTKGNVVLATDVGQHQMWAAHYFKVNGPRSFVTSGGLGCMGFGLPGAIGAQFGRPDQTVVLVTGDGSIQMTMNELGTAAEHQLPLKIFILNNHCLGMVRQLQEFYFDKRYIAVNLPFDLDFAALAPLYGMRGYTVTNEHQLAAVLPQVFDQPGGVIVNCLVDPAENVMPMVMAGQGIGD, from the coding sequence TTGGAAATGACTGTTGCCGAAGCGTTGGTGCGCTGCTTGGAACTGGAACAAGTGGATAGAGTGTTTGGTTATCCAGGCGGTGCTATTCTCCCTGTTTACGATGTACTATACAAAAATGACCAGATTAAGCATATACTAACTCGTCATGAACAGGGGGCAGCCCTTGCCGCCTGCGGGTATGCTAGGGCTACTGGAAAAGTGGGTGTCTGCATGGCCACCTCTGGTCCTGGGGCCACCAACTTGGTGACCGGTATTGCCAACGCCTATATGGATTCGATTCCGTTGGTTTGCATTACCGGCCAGGTGTCGACCAGTCAGGTTGGCACCGATGCCTTTCAAGAAGTAGATATCACCGGCATTACCTTGCCAATTGTAAAGCACAACTATTTATTGAAAGATCCCCATCAACTACCCCAAGTGGTTAAACGGGCCTTTCATATTGCGGCCACCGGTAGACCGGGTCCGGTATTAATTGACATCCCCAGGGATGTTCAAGATGTGGTGATAGACTTTGCATATCCGGACAAAGTCTATTTGCCCGGTTATAAACCAACCTATGAAGGCCATCCGGGACAAATTAGCAATGCGGTGAAGTTGATCAAAAATTGCAGCCGACCGGTAATTTACGCCGGCGGTGGCATAATTAATTCCAATGCCAGTGGAGCATTGACTAAATTTGCCGAAACCATTGGCGCTCCGGTGGTGACCACGTTGATGGGTTTGGGCAGCATTCCAGGGGAGCACCCCTTGTTTATGGGCATGCTGGGCTTGCACGGTGCCCGCTATGCCAACTTGGCCGTTACCAACTGTGATTTGCTAATTGCGGTGGGAGCCAGGTTTGATGATCGCGTAACCGGAAAAATAGCCGCCTTTGCTCCCAATGCCCAAATTATTCATATTGATATTGATCCGGCAGAAATTAGTAAAAACGTACCCTCTCACCTACCCATCGTAGGTGACACAACCCAGGTTTTGCGGGCGTTGCTTAAAAAAGTGAAGCCTAAAGACAACCAAGATTGGTTAGCCCAGATACAAAGGTGGAAACAACAAAATCCGCTAGACTATCCCCGGGATGGCAAGCTTAAACCACAATATGTAATTGAGCAAATGTACCAGTACACCAAAGGTAACGTGGTGCTAGCCACCGACGTTGGCCAACACCAAATGTGGGCGGCCCATTACTTTAAGGTTAATGGCCCCAGAAGCTTTGTTACCTCCGGTGGCCTAGGTTGTATGGGCTTTGGCCTACCCGGTGCCATTGGGGCCCAATTTGGTCGCCCCGACCAAACGGTGGTGCTGGTCACTGGGGATGGCAGTATTCAAATGACCATGAATGAACTGGGTACCGCCGCAGAGCATCAATTGCCGCTAAAAATATTTATTTTAAACAACCATTGCCTGGGCATGGTACGGCAACTGCAGGAATTTTATTTTGATAAACGCTATATAGCGGTAAATTTACCCTTTGACTTGGATTTTGCCGCTTTGGCCCCGCTATATGGCATGAGGGGTTATACCGTCACCAATGAACACCAATTGGCCGCAGTATTGCCCCAGGTGTTTGACCAACCGGGCGGGGTAATTGTCAACTGTTTGGTGGACCCAGCAGAAAATGTGATGCCCATGGTGATGGCGGGCCAAGGCATTGGCGACTAA
- a CDS encoding 2-isopropylmalate synthase → MSNRVYIFDTTLRDGEQSPGVSLNKTEKVQIARQLAKMGIDVMEAGFPVTSPGDFAAVQAVAREVKGASVAALARANLNDIDRAWEAIKEAEQPRIHTFIATSDIHLKYKLRKDRQQVLEAAVAAVKHACKYTADVEFSAEDASRSDLDYLCQVLEAVIAAGAKVVNIPDTVGYSTPKEFNQFIASIAERVPNIDRAIISVHCHDDLGLAVANSLAAVSAGARQVEGTINGIGERAGNVALEEVIMALYTRQDQFQVTTSAVTEEIYRTSRLVSSLTGIAVQPNKAIVGKNAFAHESGIHQDGVLKERTTYEIMNPTMVGISQSNLVLGKHSGRHAFKDRLIELGYRLNEDELNKAFVRFKDLADKKKEISDQDLEAIVDEEIRDLPNTYDLAYLHISSGTTIVPTATVGLKVEDELIEEASCGDGPVDAIYKAIDKITGLHLVLEEYRINAVTGGKDALGDVTVKLRKADNGHIFIGRGVSTDILEASAKAYVNASNKLVYRRDQQ, encoded by the coding sequence TTGTCCAACCGTGTGTATATCTTTGACACCACCCTGCGTGACGGCGAGCAGTCACCCGGTGTCAGTCTAAATAAAACCGAGAAGGTACAGATTGCCAGGCAGTTGGCTAAAATGGGCATTGATGTGATGGAGGCAGGTTTTCCGGTAACCTCACCGGGAGATTTTGCGGCGGTGCAGGCAGTGGCCCGGGAAGTAAAGGGGGCATCGGTGGCGGCGTTAGCCAGGGCAAACCTTAATGATATCGATCGCGCTTGGGAAGCCATTAAAGAGGCTGAGCAACCTAGAATTCACACCTTTATCGCCACCTCAGACATCCACCTGAAATATAAACTGCGCAAAGATCGGCAACAGGTGTTGGAGGCTGCGGTGGCCGCAGTGAAACACGCCTGTAAGTACACAGCGGACGTGGAGTTTTCGGCCGAAGATGCCTCCCGCTCGGATTTGGATTATCTGTGTCAAGTGCTGGAGGCAGTGATTGCCGCCGGGGCAAAGGTAGTTAACATACCGGACACTGTGGGCTATAGCACCCCCAAAGAGTTTAATCAATTCATTGCCAGCATAGCTGAGCGGGTGCCCAACATCGATCGAGCCATTATTAGCGTGCATTGCCATGACGACTTGGGTTTGGCGGTGGCTAACTCGCTGGCAGCGGTTTCTGCCGGAGCCCGGCAGGTGGAAGGCACCATCAACGGTATTGGTGAGCGGGCCGGTAATGTTGCCCTAGAAGAAGTGATTATGGCGCTGTACACCAGACAGGATCAATTCCAAGTGACAACCAGTGCCGTTACCGAAGAAATTTACCGCACCAGCCGGTTGGTGTCCAGCCTGACCGGTATAGCGGTACAGCCCAACAAAGCCATTGTGGGTAAAAACGCCTTTGCCCACGAATCGGGCATTCACCAGGATGGTGTGCTGAAGGAACGCACCACCTATGAAATTATGAACCCCACCATGGTGGGTATTTCTCAGAGCAACTTGGTTTTAGGTAAACACTCCGGCCGTCATGCCTTTAAAGATCGGTTGATTGAACTGGGTTACCGATTAAACGAAGATGAGTTAAACAAAGCCTTTGTCCGCTTTAAGGATTTGGCCGATAAGAAAAAAGAAATCAGTGACCAAGACTTGGAAGCCATTGTGGACGAAGAAATTAGAGACTTGCCCAATACCTATGATTTGGCCTACCTACACATATCCAGTGGTACTACCATTGTACCGACAGCCACCGTTGGTTTGAAAGTTGAGGATGAACTGATTGAAGAAGCGTCCTGCGGTGATGGCCCAGTGGATGCCATTTATAAAGCCATCGATAAAATTACCGGCCTGCACTTAGTGCTGGAAGAATACCGCATTAATGCTGTCACCGGCGGTAAAGATGCTTTAGGTGATGTCACGGTGAAACTGCGCAAAGCAGATAACGGTCACATCTTCATCGGTCGCGGCGTCAGCACAGATATTTTGGAGGCCAGTGCCAAGGCCTATGTTAACGCCAGCAATAAATTGGTTTATAGAAGAGACCAGCAGTAG
- the leuC gene encoding 3-isopropylmalate dehydratase large subunit, whose protein sequence is MGMTITEKILAAHAGKDFVEPGEMINAKVDLVLGNDVTGPVAIQEFNKIGVENVFDKDRVALVPDHFAPNKDIKSAELVKQLREFSQQQNITNFFEIGRMGIEHCLLPEQGLVGPGDLVIGADSHTCTYGALGAFATGVGSTDLAAAMALGESWFKVPESIKFVFYGQLNPWVGGKDLILYTIGKIGVDGARYKAMEFTGPVIQELSMDGRFTMCNMAIEAGGKNGIIEPDDKVKAYVESRAKRPYQFYTSDPDAKYSEVYEFDVSKIEPQVAFPHLPENTKPISEAVGVEIQQAVIGSCTNGRMDDLRLAAQVLKGNKVNKSVRLLIFPGTQEIYKQAMREGLMDIFIDAGAAVSTPTCGPCLGGHMGILAKGERAIATTNRNFVGRMGHPESEVYLSNPAVAAASAILGRIAKPEEVL, encoded by the coding sequence ATGGGAATGACGATAACAGAAAAGATTTTGGCGGCCCATGCCGGCAAAGACTTTGTGGAACCTGGTGAAATGATAAACGCCAAGGTGGATTTGGTTTTAGGTAACGATGTCACCGGGCCGGTGGCCATTCAAGAGTTTAATAAAATTGGGGTAGAAAATGTATTTGACAAAGACCGGGTGGCGTTGGTGCCAGACCATTTTGCCCCCAATAAAGATATAAAATCTGCCGAACTGGTGAAACAACTGCGGGAATTTTCCCAGCAACAGAACATCACCAACTTTTTTGAAATCGGTCGCATGGGCATTGAGCACTGCCTATTGCCTGAGCAAGGCTTGGTTGGCCCCGGAGACTTGGTTATTGGCGCCGATTCCCACACTTGTACCTATGGTGCCCTGGGTGCCTTTGCCACCGGCGTTGGCAGCACCGACTTGGCCGCCGCCATGGCGCTGGGAGAAAGTTGGTTTAAAGTGCCGGAAAGCATCAAATTTGTGTTCTACGGTCAATTGAACCCTTGGGTGGGGGGCAAAGACCTAATCCTTTACACCATCGGCAAAATTGGTGTGGACGGTGCCCGCTATAAAGCGATGGAATTCACCGGTCCGGTAATTCAAGAACTCTCTATGGATGGCCGCTTCACCATGTGCAACATGGCCATTGAAGCCGGCGGTAAAAACGGTATCATTGAGCCCGATGACAAGGTTAAGGCCTATGTGGAGAGTCGGGCTAAGCGCCCATATCAGTTCTACACCAGCGACCCAGATGCCAAATACAGCGAAGTGTACGAATTTGACGTCAGCAAAATTGAGCCCCAGGTGGCTTTCCCCCACCTGCCGGAGAATACCAAACCAATTAGTGAAGCGGTGGGTGTAGAAATTCAACAGGCAGTAATTGGTTCTTGCACCAACGGCCGCATGGATGACCTGCGTTTGGCGGCCCAAGTGCTGAAGGGCAACAAAGTTAACAAGAGCGTGCGCCTGTTAATTTTCCCCGGCACCCAGGAGATCTACAAGCAAGCCATGCGGGAAGGCTTGATGGACATATTTATCGATGCCGGTGCAGCAGTGAGTACCCCCACCTGTGGTCCTTGCTTAGGTGGCCACATGGGTATTTTGGCTAAGGGCGAGCGGGCCATTGCCACCACCAACCGCAACTTTGTTGGTCGGATGGGACACCCCGAAAGTGAAGTTTACCTGTCCAACCCAGCGGTGGCAGCCGCCTCTGCCATACTGGGACGAATCGCCAAACCAGAGGAGGTGCTGTAA
- the leuD gene encoding 3-isopropylmalate dehydratase small subunit, producing the protein MKLNGAAWKFGNDIDTDVIIPARHLNAPDPAELAKHCMEDGDPDFYKKISPGDIIVAGKNFGCGSSREHAPIAIKAAGLSCVIAKSFARIFYRNAFNIGLPIFECAEAAEKIEAGDKLEVDADSGLIKNLTKNETYQATPVPDFMQQIIGAGGLIKYVQKRVNK; encoded by the coding sequence ATGAAACTAAATGGAGCAGCATGGAAATTTGGTAACGACATTGACACCGACGTAATTATTCCGGCCCGCCACCTAAACGCCCCCGATCCGGCGGAATTGGCTAAACACTGCATGGAAGACGGTGACCCGGACTTTTACAAGAAAATTTCCCCCGGGGACATCATTGTGGCCGGCAAAAACTTTGGTTGTGGCAGTTCCCGGGAACACGCCCCGATAGCCATTAAAGCGGCGGGACTATCCTGCGTCATTGCCAAGTCCTTTGCCCGGATATTCTATCGCAATGCCTTTAACATCGGTTTGCCAATATTTGAATGTGCCGAAGCGGCAGAAAAAATTGAAGCCGGCGATAAATTGGAAGTGGATGCAGACAGCGGGCTTATTAAAAACCTAACTAAAAATGAGACCTATCAAGCCACCCCGGTGCCTGATTTTATGCAACAAATTATTGGCGCCGGCGGACTGATTAAGTATGTGCAGAAAAGGGTGAACAAGTAA
- the leuB gene encoding 3-isopropylmalate dehydrogenase, translated as MFKIAVLAGDGIGQEIVPAAVAVLKVVAKKYHHEFQFVEGLIGGSAYDAVGNPLPEETLTLCNNSDAVLLGAVGGPKWDNLPSHLRPEVGALLPLRKGLGLYANLRPVQVFPELAEASTLKEEVVSGLDVLMVRELTGGLYFGEKKKEEIAEGYRVVDTLVYTTPEIERVAKLAFELAQKRSGKVTSVDKANVLESSRHWREVVNGLAAAYPGVELNHLYVDNCAMQLVRNPKQFDVLVTENMFGDILTDLAAQLTGSIGMLPSASVGGNVSLYEPIHGSAPDIAGQDIANPLATILSAAMMLRLSFNLDEAAQAVEQAVAKVLQKGYRTGDIMQPGMKPVGTKEITELVIKELEA; from the coding sequence ATGTTTAAAATAGCGGTGTTGGCTGGCGATGGCATCGGTCAAGAAATAGTGCCGGCAGCGGTGGCAGTATTAAAGGTGGTGGCTAAAAAATACCACCACGAATTTCAATTTGTGGAGGGTTTAATCGGCGGCAGCGCCTACGATGCCGTGGGTAACCCGCTGCCGGAGGAAACTTTAACCCTTTGCAACAACAGCGATGCAGTACTGTTGGGGGCGGTGGGGGGACCCAAGTGGGATAATCTGCCCTCTCACCTGCGGCCCGAAGTGGGGGCGTTGCTGCCGTTAAGAAAAGGGTTGGGACTTTACGCCAACCTGCGCCCGGTGCAGGTGTTCCCTGAACTGGCCGAAGCATCCACCTTGAAGGAAGAGGTGGTGTCTGGTTTAGATGTGCTGATGGTGCGGGAACTGACCGGCGGCCTCTACTTTGGCGAAAAGAAAAAGGAAGAAATTGCCGAGGGTTATCGGGTGGTGGATACGTTGGTTTACACCACCCCGGAAATTGAACGGGTGGCCAAACTGGCCTTTGAACTGGCCCAAAAGCGCAGCGGTAAAGTGACCTCGGTGGATAAAGCTAACGTTTTAGAATCCTCCAGACACTGGCGGGAGGTGGTTAACGGCCTGGCCGCAGCTTACCCCGGGGTGGAATTAAACCACCTGTATGTGGATAACTGTGCCATGCAGTTGGTGCGCAACCCCAAACAATTTGACGTGTTGGTAACGGAAAACATGTTTGGTGACATACTGACCGACTTGGCAGCCCAACTGACGGGCTCCATTGGCATGTTGCCTTCGGCCAGCGTTGGCGGCAACGTCAGCCTGTACGAACCAATTCACGGATCAGCGCCGGACATTGCCGGCCAGGATATAGCTAACCCACTGGCCACCATTTTATCCGCTGCCATGATGCTGCGTTTGAGCTTTAACTTAGATGAAGCCGCCCAAGCGGTTGAGCAGGCGGTGGCCAAAGTGCTGCAAAAGGGCTATCGCACCGGAGATATTATGCAACCGGGCATGAAACCGGTGGGTACTAAAGAAATAACTGAATTAGTAATTAAAGAGCTAGAAGCTTAA
- the cimA gene encoding citramalate synthase, with protein MPKVQIYDTTLRDGTQGEGISLSVDDKIKIALKLDAMGFHYIEGGWPGSNPKDMEFFARIKDYPLTTAQVTAFGCTRKPNVAVAEDANIKALLESGVQVATIFGKSWDFHVTDALNTTLAENLAMIEESVGYLKGQGLTVFYDAEHFFDGYKANRKYALATLEAAERGGADTIILCDTNGGTMPTEITETIADVKNYINVPLGIHAHNDCELAVANSLLAVQAGVTQVQGTVNGYGERTGNANLCSIIPNLAFKYGVDSIPADNLVHLTEMSRYVDEVANVNPNPHQAYVGATAFAHKGGIHVSALLKDAATYEHIQPELVGNSRRVLVSELSGKSNLLYKFKEMNFDVDKQNPESRKLLEQIKDLESKGYQFEGAEGSFELLMHKAFDDSYRQPFSLESMRLILELKEDQPVQSEAVIKMKVKDEVVHTAAEGNGPVNALDNALRKALEEIYPRVKKMKLNDYKVRVLDEQAGTESLVRVLIETGDGKGSWSTVGVSTNIIEASWQALVDSMAYGLLKE; from the coding sequence GTGCCCAAGGTACAGATATATGATACAACCCTGCGAGATGGCACCCAGGGTGAAGGAATTTCATTATCGGTGGATGATAAAATAAAAATCGCCTTAAAGCTGGATGCCATGGGTTTCCACTATATAGAGGGCGGATGGCCTGGGTCTAACCCTAAGGATATGGAGTTCTTTGCGCGCATTAAAGACTACCCTTTAACCACCGCCCAAGTAACCGCCTTTGGTTGCACCAGAAAGCCCAATGTGGCAGTGGCGGAGGATGCCAATATTAAGGCGTTGTTGGAATCCGGGGTACAGGTGGCCACCATCTTTGGCAAATCATGGGACTTTCATGTTACAGATGCACTAAATACGACGTTGGCAGAAAACTTAGCCATGATTGAAGAATCAGTTGGTTACCTTAAAGGCCAAGGCCTAACCGTTTTTTACGATGCAGAACACTTTTTTGACGGTTATAAAGCTAACCGTAAGTATGCACTGGCTACACTGGAGGCAGCAGAGCGGGGTGGTGCCGACACCATTATTCTCTGTGATACCAACGGTGGTACAATGCCCACTGAAATTACCGAAACCATCGCAGATGTTAAAAACTATATAAATGTACCCCTGGGTATTCACGCCCATAACGATTGCGAGCTGGCGGTGGCCAATTCACTGTTGGCAGTGCAGGCCGGCGTCACCCAAGTGCAGGGTACGGTCAATGGTTATGGTGAGCGCACCGGCAATGCCAACCTGTGCTCAATTATTCCCAATTTGGCCTTTAAATATGGTGTTGATAGCATTCCAGCGGATAATTTAGTGCATCTAACGGAAATGTCCCGCTATGTGGACGAAGTGGCCAACGTTAACCCCAACCCCCATCAGGCATATGTGGGCGCCACTGCCTTTGCCCACAAAGGTGGTATTCATGTCAGCGCGCTGTTAAAGGACGCCGCCACCTATGAACATATTCAGCCGGAACTGGTGGGCAACAGTCGGCGGGTACTGGTTTCGGAGCTATCCGGTAAATCTAATCTGCTATACAAATTTAAAGAAATGAATTTTGATGTAGATAAGCAAAATCCCGAGAGCCGCAAACTATTGGAACAGATTAAAGACTTGGAAAGTAAAGGCTATCAATTTGAAGGGGCCGAGGGTTCCTTTGAACTGCTGATGCACAAAGCCTTTGATGATAGTTATCGCCAACCCTTCTCGTTGGAAAGCATGCGTTTAATTTTAGAGTTGAAGGAGGACCAGCCGGTACAGTCGGAAGCGGTGATTAAAATGAAGGTAAAGGATGAAGTGGTGCACACCGCAGCCGAAGGGAACGGCCCCGTTAACGCACTGGACAACGCCCTCAGAAAAGCATTGGAAGAGATCTACCCCCGGGTGAAGAAAATGAAACTCAACGACTACAAAGTTAGGGTGCTGGATGAACAGGCTGGCACCGAATCCCTGGTTAGAGTGTTAATTGAGACCGGTGACGGCAAAGGCTCCTGGAGTACCGTCGGGGTATCCACAAACATTATCGAAGCCAGTTGGCAAGCGCTGGTGGACAGTATGGCCTATGGTTTGCTAAAGGAATAG
- the cdaA gene encoding diadenylate cyclase CdaA, with protein MLEQLQAINLAPFNLISILDIAIVALVLYKLMLVIRGTRAVQLIKGIVVLLIATTITSWFHLDTINWLLRQTMTALVVALPIVFQPELRRALEQLGRGKFFARQITLLEEEDKSRMITEVVRAVQVLSKNNIGALIVIERVTGLEEYIDTGIKIDGMVSSEFLINLFIPKTPLHDGACIIRGDRIAAAACFLPLTDAELDHELGTRHRAGIGVTEYSDAMTVIVSEETGQISLAQEGELFKALDETSLKQRLTEGLQPKATPSLTNFWNKAGGSQ; from the coding sequence TTGCTAGAGCAACTGCAGGCGATAAATTTGGCACCATTTAATCTAATCAGCATATTGGACATTGCCATAGTTGCCTTGGTTTTGTACAAGCTAATGCTCGTCATTAGGGGCACCCGAGCAGTGCAGTTAATTAAGGGTATTGTGGTACTGTTGATAGCTACCACCATTACCAGTTGGTTTCATTTGGATACCATCAATTGGCTGTTGCGTCAGACCATGACCGCTTTGGTGGTGGCTTTACCCATTGTATTTCAGCCTGAATTGCGCCGAGCTCTGGAACAACTGGGGCGGGGCAAATTTTTTGCTCGCCAAATAACCCTTTTGGAAGAAGAAGATAAAAGTCGCATGATCACTGAAGTGGTGCGGGCGGTGCAGGTGTTATCAAAAAATAACATTGGTGCTTTAATAGTTATCGAGCGGGTTACCGGCTTAGAGGAATATATTGATACCGGCATTAAAATTGATGGCATGGTGTCATCGGAATTTTTAATTAACCTTTTTATTCCCAAAACCCCCTTGCATGATGGGGCATGCATTATCAGAGGGGACAGAATAGCAGCGGCGGCTTGTTTTTTGCCCCTTACCGATGCGGAGTTGGATCATGAACTGGGTACCCGACACCGGGCGGGCATCGGCGTTACCGAGTATTCCGATGCTATGACGGTGATTGTTTCGGAAGAAACCGGTCAAATTTCGCTGGCTCAAGAGGGAGAATTATTCAAGGCTTTGGATGAAACATCCCTTAAACAACGGCTAACAGAAGGTTTGCAACCAAAAGCGACACCATCCCTCACTAATTTTTGGAATAAAGCCGGAGGTAGCCAATGA
- a CDS encoding CdaR family protein, whose translation MKATNLKSVSWRRYSLMVISVLIATLLWLYVNNIQYPPQEREFRINLQASGLPEGMVVEDMPERVSVRVQSSGTSVNGLNADDFKATVDLSQVKIGENKLTVDVSTPLNVNITAVNPKQITVSVDKSIQKQLPVKLFLRGDPQPGFTAGEPVLVPKAVLASGPSKVLNNIDEVPVTMDVEGASHNLDYTLPLALQQSGIRLSPEVVRVVVPINISVPFKAVPVKINTSGTLPEGYELVSTSVKPLAATVYAPGGVLAQISEVSTKGINLSNVNGNIRRTVDLQLPQGAALLQPDQVEVTIEVKQKPVPPPEEQPPTEEEPVEEPTD comes from the coding sequence ATGAAAGCAACAAATTTAAAATCTGTGTCATGGCGGAGATACTCACTAATGGTTATCTCGGTATTGATTGCCACATTGCTATGGCTGTATGTAAACAACATCCAGTATCCGCCCCAAGAACGGGAATTTAGAATAAATTTACAAGCATCTGGCCTGCCGGAGGGTATGGTGGTTGAAGATATGCCGGAGCGGGTCAGTGTGCGGGTGCAGTCCAGTGGCACTTCGGTGAATGGGTTAAATGCCGATGATTTTAAAGCCACAGTGGATCTAAGCCAGGTTAAGATAGGCGAGAATAAACTAACCGTTGATGTCAGTACCCCGCTGAATGTCAACATTACCGCCGTTAATCCCAAACAGATTACCGTATCGGTGGATAAATCTATTCAAAAACAATTGCCCGTCAAATTATTTTTACGGGGCGACCCCCAGCCGGGTTTCACAGCGGGCGAACCGGTGTTGGTGCCCAAAGCAGTGTTGGCCAGCGGCCCCAGTAAAGTATTAAACAACATTGATGAAGTGCCGGTGACTATGGATGTGGAGGGGGCCAGCCATAATCTTGACTACACGCTGCCGTTGGCACTGCAACAATCGGGAATTCGGCTTTCTCCAGAGGTTGTGCGGGTGGTGGTGCCCATTAACATTAGCGTACCCTTTAAAGCGGTGCCAGTAAAGATAAACACCAGTGGAACGTTGCCCGAAGGTTACGAACTGGTCAGCACCTCGGTAAAACCACTGGCGGCCACAGTGTATGCACCGGGGGGAGTATTGGCTCAGATTAGTGAGGTAAGTACCAAAGGCATCAACCTGAGCAATGTTAACGGCAACATCAGACGGACGGTGGATTTACAATTGCCCCAAGGGGCAGCTTTGTTGCAACCGGACCAAGTGGAGGTTACCATTGAGGTTAAACAAAAACCTGTACCACCACCAGAGGAACAACCCCCCACAGAAGAAGAACCTGTTGAGGAACCAACAGATTAA